One genomic window of Streptomyces sp. NBC_01276 includes the following:
- a CDS encoding cysteine dioxygenase: MTTTTPARTTARMAALVNEIRQVVDRGLAPDLTAYLVGERLAPHLGEPELLTPEQREGHPDRYRQHILHTEPDGSFSVVALVWLPGQETSIHDHVSWCVAGVHEGAESEVRYRLAPATAPGGAARLVATEEVVNGQGDVCGFAPPGDIHKVRNSCRTTAISLHVYGADVGRLGSSVRRVYPEPTG; encoded by the coding sequence ATGACCACCACCACGCCGGCCCGTACGACCGCGAGGATGGCCGCCCTCGTCAATGAGATCCGCCAGGTCGTGGACCGGGGGCTGGCCCCCGACCTGACCGCCTACCTCGTCGGCGAGCGCCTCGCGCCGCACCTGGGGGAGCCCGAGCTGCTCACTCCCGAACAGCGCGAAGGGCACCCCGACCGGTACCGGCAGCACATCCTGCACACCGAGCCCGACGGGAGCTTCTCCGTGGTGGCCCTGGTGTGGCTGCCCGGCCAGGAGACCTCCATCCACGACCACGTCTCCTGGTGCGTGGCCGGGGTGCACGAGGGCGCCGAGAGCGAGGTCCGCTACCGACTGGCCCCCGCCACGGCACCCGGTGGTGCGGCGCGGCTCGTGGCGACCGAGGAGGTGGTCAACGGCCAGGGGGACGTCTGCGGGTTCGCCCCGCCCGGTGACATCCACAAGGTGCGCAACTCCTGTCGTACGACGGCGATATCCCTGCACGTCTACGGAGCCGACGTGGGCCGTCTGGGCAGCAGCGTCCGCCGCGTCTACCCGGAACCGACCGGCTGA
- a CDS encoding DUF5926 family protein, which translates to MAKKRPAAKTAKPQIQNGEIPVVGAREPCPCGSGRRYKACHGAAASHAVTEHVRRPFEGLPGECDWVALRELVPAATIPLTLKGGLPEGVPSVTLVTVLPMAWPALRREDGSVLIGLQNDSSSGDLARDMADTLERALVAEPGTPVPARRVPAEGSRLQDLLDLDGVFEPVVHSGFEFWIPESENAQNASPEIAASLERANAAAIPTVKLASVDAAYWCETPDKNHLRWVMPHPEEKLLDALARLHAAGTSSLGEGTKLVGSFRAHGLMVPVWDLPTGVTSEDVEKPAAEFAERLAGALATDAPLTTEERRARGGLTNRQVTLS; encoded by the coding sequence ATGGCCAAGAAGCGCCCCGCCGCGAAGACCGCGAAGCCGCAGATCCAGAACGGGGAAATCCCGGTGGTGGGCGCCCGCGAGCCCTGCCCCTGCGGATCCGGGCGCCGCTACAAGGCCTGCCACGGCGCAGCCGCCTCGCACGCGGTGACCGAGCACGTCCGGCGCCCCTTCGAGGGACTGCCGGGCGAGTGCGACTGGGTGGCGTTGCGCGAGCTGGTGCCCGCGGCCACCATCCCCCTGACCCTCAAGGGCGGCCTGCCCGAGGGCGTCCCGTCCGTCACGCTGGTGACCGTACTGCCCATGGCCTGGCCGGCCCTGCGCCGCGAGGACGGCTCCGTCCTGATCGGCCTGCAGAACGACTCGTCGTCCGGGGACCTGGCCCGCGACATGGCCGACACCCTGGAGCGCGCGCTCGTCGCGGAGCCGGGCACCCCGGTTCCGGCCCGGCGGGTTCCCGCCGAGGGCAGCCGACTCCAGGACCTCCTGGACCTCGACGGCGTTTTCGAGCCGGTTGTGCACAGCGGCTTCGAATTCTGGATTCCGGAGTCGGAGAACGCCCAGAACGCCTCCCCGGAGATCGCCGCCTCGCTGGAGCGGGCCAACGCCGCCGCCATCCCCACCGTCAAGCTGGCCTCCGTGGACGCGGCCTACTGGTGCGAGACCCCGGACAAGAACCACCTGCGCTGGGTCATGCCGCACCCCGAGGAGAAGCTGCTCGACGCCCTCGCGCGGCTGCACGCCGCCGGTACCTCCTCGCTCGGCGAGGGCACGAAGCTCGTCGGCTCCTTCCGCGCGCACGGCCTGATGGTCCCCGTCTGGGACCTGCCCACGGGGGTCACCTCCGAGGACGTGGAGAAGCCCGCCGCGGAGTTCGCCGAGCGGCTGGCCGGGGCCCTCGCCACGGATGCCCCGCTGACCACGGAGGAGCGCCGGGCGCGCGGCGGTCTCACCAACCGCCAGGTGACGCTCAGCTGA
- a CDS encoding serine protease, with amino-acid sequence MNRHRTALSVLLAAGALFAGALTAASPSVAAEPPASFRPSQTAGFWTPERMRQATPLDVTAAPGAARTSRPAAGPSLRVAPTAASPTSFPQAGGAWTGGGAIVRTSGRVFFTMGDRTASCSGDSITSANGSTVITAGHCVKYQGAWHTNWVFVPAYDNGNAPYGQWPATKTLATDQWAASEDMNMDVGLAVVAPLNGRKLSEVVGAQGILFNGGYTKKMYSFGFPAAAPYDGTRLVYCSGTTGKDFLLTKDHSLGCNMTGGSSGGPWLQDFDEATGLGTQVSVNSFGYNFLPNRMFGPYFGNEAKAAYDKAQTS; translated from the coding sequence GTGAATCGTCATCGCACGGCGCTGTCCGTCCTCCTCGCCGCGGGCGCCCTGTTCGCGGGGGCCCTGACGGCGGCCTCCCCCTCGGTCGCCGCGGAGCCGCCCGCCTCGTTCCGGCCCTCGCAGACGGCCGGCTTCTGGACGCCGGAACGGATGCGGCAGGCCACCCCGCTGGACGTGACGGCCGCCCCCGGCGCCGCCCGTACGAGCCGGCCCGCGGCCGGCCCCTCCCTCCGGGTGGCCCCCACGGCGGCCTCCCCCACCTCGTTCCCGCAGGCCGGCGGGGCCTGGACCGGCGGCGGGGCGATCGTGAGGACGTCGGGCCGGGTCTTCTTCACCATGGGCGACCGGACGGCATCCTGCTCGGGCGACTCGATCACGAGCGCCAACGGCAGCACCGTCATCACGGCCGGCCACTGCGTGAAGTACCAGGGCGCCTGGCACACCAACTGGGTCTTCGTCCCCGCCTACGACAACGGGAACGCGCCCTACGGCCAGTGGCCGGCGACCAAGACCCTCGCGACCGACCAGTGGGCGGCGAGCGAGGACATGAACATGGACGTCGGCCTGGCGGTGGTGGCCCCGTTGAACGGCCGGAAGCTCAGCGAGGTCGTCGGGGCCCAGGGCATCCTCTTCAACGGCGGCTACACCAAGAAGATGTACTCCTTCGGCTTCCCGGCGGCCGCGCCCTACGACGGCACCAGGCTCGTCTACTGCAGCGGCACCACGGGCAAGGACTTCCTGCTCACCAAGGACCACAGCCTGGGCTGCAACATGACGGGCGGCTCCAGCGGCGGCCCCTGGCTCCAGGACTTCGACGAGGCCACCGGCCTGGGCACGCAGGTCTCGGTGAACAGCTTCGGCTACAACTTCCTGCCGAACCGGATGTTCGGCCCCTACTTCGGCAACGAGGCCAAAGCGGCCTACGACAAGGCCCAGACCTCCTGA
- a CDS encoding ATP-binding protein, translating to MRQRSSSGRFPVQASGASRPWRGAKEVPGVTLVMAQEVPTSCMDIRHGPAGVGEARHRMREQLRISGLSESVVDDAVLILSELLSNACRHGRPLGAREVGDGEIRAAWRVDKAGRLTVEVTDGGGPTRPVPATPSVTARGGRGLNIISALAQDWGVRDGAAGEVTVWVIVAHGPRHDDFATRVTAPAIDFVSAFDDLDP from the coding sequence ATGCGTCAGAGGTCCTCGTCAGGGCGGTTTCCGGTCCAGGCCAGTGGGGCATCCAGACCATGGCGTGGGGCTAAGGAGGTTCCGGGGGTGACGTTGGTGATGGCACAGGAAGTGCCCACGTCGTGCATGGACATTCGCCATGGGCCGGCGGGAGTGGGCGAGGCGAGACACCGCATGCGCGAACAGCTGCGCATCAGCGGCCTGTCCGAATCGGTCGTGGACGATGCCGTGCTGATCCTTTCCGAGCTGCTCAGCAACGCCTGCCGGCACGGCCGGCCGCTGGGCGCACGGGAGGTCGGCGACGGGGAGATACGCGCCGCCTGGCGCGTCGACAAGGCGGGGCGGCTGACGGTCGAGGTCACGGATGGTGGCGGTCCCACGCGCCCCGTCCCGGCCACGCCTTCGGTCACCGCGCGCGGCGGCCGGGGGCTGAACATCATCAGCGCCCTGGCCCAGGACTGGGGCGTCCGGGACGGAGCGGCGGGTGAGGTCACCGTGTGGGTGATCGTCGCCCACGGGCCCCGGCACGACGATTTCGCTACGCGCGTCACCGCCCCGGCGATCGACTTCGTATCGGCCTTCGACGACCTGGATCCCTGA
- a CDS encoding antitoxin: protein MSMMDKLKQMLKGHEKETGQAVDKAGDYVDGKTQGKYAGQVDMAQDKIKDQLGRPGGEGQPPQP, encoded by the coding sequence ATGTCCATGATGGACAAGCTCAAGCAGATGCTGAAGGGCCACGAGAAAGAGACCGGCCAGGCCGTCGACAAGGCCGGTGACTACGTCGACGGGAAGACCCAGGGCAAGTACGCCGGCCAGGTCGACATGGCCCAGGACAAGATCAAGGACCAGCTGGGGCGCCCCGGTGGTGAGGGTCAGCCGCCGCAGCCGTAG
- a CDS encoding acyl-CoA dehydrogenase family protein has product MHLAPSEGQLRLRTELREYFRNLLPDGVPEDPDAQRALLRRIGADGLLGLGWPVEYGGRGRGPDEQFVFFDEAYRAGAPVSMVTLNTVGPTLMKYGTPEQKDYFLPRILRGEIVFAIGYSEPEAGTDLASLRTRAVRDGGDWVIDGQKIFTSNAQNADWIWLACRTAPEAPKHKGISIVLVPTDSPGFAWTPIDTVGGLTTTATYYDGVRVPVGHLVGPEHGGWGLITNQLNHERVALAAIGMQAEDFYAGALAHARTPDPATGERPADLPWVRSRLAEAHARLAAVRLLNWRLVQDVGAGSLAPGDASGVKFLGTESTVEVYRICQEVVGEEALLRGPDAFAGGELERMNRAAQINTFGGGVSEVQREIVAMMRLGMKGRKR; this is encoded by the coding sequence GTGCACCTCGCCCCGTCCGAAGGCCAGTTGAGGCTGCGCACCGAACTGCGGGAGTACTTCCGGAACCTGCTGCCGGACGGGGTGCCCGAGGACCCGGACGCCCAGCGCGCGCTCCTGCGCCGCATCGGCGCCGACGGCCTGCTCGGCCTCGGCTGGCCCGTCGAATACGGGGGCCGGGGCCGCGGCCCCGACGAACAGTTCGTCTTCTTCGACGAGGCCTACCGGGCCGGCGCCCCCGTCTCCATGGTCACCCTGAACACCGTCGGCCCCACCCTCATGAAGTACGGGACCCCGGAGCAGAAGGACTACTTCCTCCCCCGGATCCTGCGGGGCGAGATCGTCTTCGCCATCGGCTACTCCGAGCCCGAGGCCGGCACGGACCTCGCCTCGCTGCGCACCCGGGCCGTCCGCGACGGCGGGGACTGGGTGATCGACGGGCAGAAGATCTTCACCTCCAACGCCCAGAACGCGGACTGGATCTGGCTGGCCTGCCGAACCGCCCCCGAGGCGCCCAAGCACAAGGGCATCTCCATCGTCCTCGTGCCCACCGACAGCCCCGGCTTCGCCTGGACCCCCATCGACACGGTCGGCGGCCTCACCACCACGGCGACCTACTACGACGGCGTCCGCGTCCCCGTGGGCCACCTCGTCGGCCCCGAACACGGCGGCTGGGGCCTGATCACCAACCAGCTCAACCACGAACGCGTCGCCCTCGCCGCCATCGGCATGCAGGCCGAGGACTTCTACGCGGGGGCGCTCGCCCACGCCCGCACCCCCGACCCCGCCACCGGCGAGCGCCCGGCCGACCTGCCCTGGGTACGGTCCCGGCTGGCCGAGGCCCACGCCCGCCTGGCCGCCGTACGCCTCCTCAACTGGCGCCTCGTCCAGGACGTCGGCGCGGGCAGCCTGGCCCCCGGCGACGCCAGCGGGGTGAAGTTCCTCGGCACCGAGTCCACCGTCGAGGTGTACCGGATCTGCCAGGAGGTGGTGGGCGAGGAAGCCCTGCTCAGGGGCCCGGACGCGTTCGCCGGGGGCGAGCTGGAGCGGATGAACCGGGCCGCCCAGATCAACACCTTCGGCGGAGGCGTCAGCGAGGTACAGCGGGAGATCGTCGCCATGATGCGGCTCGGGATGAAGGGAAGGAAGCGATGA
- a CDS encoding bifunctional DNA primase/polymerase has protein sequence MREILGRRLQRLRDRFKFPRAASRSTAAAADPAVPSLLDGALTCATLWQWPVLPGVGRAGADSARCACPDPDCVVPGAHPFDPGLLAATADARMVAWWWARRPAAPVLLATGGTAPCAVSLPAGAAARAVVRLDALGMRLGPIVATPTRWSLLVAPYSLERLGELLYAKDHVPSSLRFHGEGGYLLLPPSAASGGGQVRWEREPAAGRDGLWLPEVEAVVDALVEASSGAPGGGSRLAY, from the coding sequence ATGCGCGAGATCCTCGGAAGGCGTCTCCAGCGGCTCCGCGATCGCTTCAAATTCCCGCGCGCCGCCTCCCGCTCCACCGCGGCAGCCGCGGACCCGGCGGTTCCGTCCCTCCTCGACGGCGCCCTGACCTGCGCCACCCTCTGGCAGTGGCCCGTACTGCCCGGCGTCGGCCGGGCCGGTGCGGACAGCGCCCGCTGTGCCTGCCCCGACCCCGACTGCGTGGTGCCCGGAGCCCATCCCTTCGATCCCGGGCTGCTCGCGGCGACGGCCGACGCCCGGATGGTGGCCTGGTGGTGGGCCCGGCGGCCCGCCGCCCCGGTGCTGCTGGCCACCGGCGGGACCGCGCCGTGCGCGGTGAGCCTGCCGGCCGGGGCGGCCGCGCGTGCCGTCGTACGGCTGGACGCGCTGGGCATGCGGCTCGGCCCGATCGTCGCCACGCCCACCCGCTGGTCCCTGCTGGTGGCGCCGTACTCGCTGGAGCGGCTCGGCGAACTCCTCTACGCCAAGGACCACGTCCCGTCCTCGTTGCGCTTCCACGGCGAGGGCGGGTACCTGCTGCTGCCGCCCTCGGCGGCCTCCGGCGGCGGTCAGGTCCGCTGGGAGCGGGAGCCCGCGGCGGGACGCGACGGCCTGTGGCTGCCGGAGGTCGAGGCGGTCGTGGACGCGCTCGTCGAGGCGAGCAGCGGGGCTCCCGGCGGGGGCAGTCGGCTCGCCTACTGA
- a CDS encoding glycerophosphodiester phosphodiesterase, with product MPRPIQVVAHRGASEDAPEHTLAAYRKAIEDGADGLECDVRLTADGHLVLVHDRRVNRTSNGRGAVSALELAELAALDFGSWKDREESPDWDADPERTSVLTLERLLELVSDAGRPVQLAIETKHPTRWAGQVEERLLFLLKRFGLDAPPAEGPHPVRVMSFSARSLHRVRAAAPTIPTVYLMQFISPRMRDGRLPAGVRIAGPGMRIVRNHPGYVRKLQASGHSVHVWTVNEPEDVQLCADLGVEAIITNRPRQVLSQLGR from the coding sequence ATGCCGCGCCCCATCCAGGTCGTCGCCCACCGCGGCGCCTCGGAGGACGCCCCCGAGCACACCCTGGCCGCCTACCGCAAGGCCATCGAGGACGGCGCCGACGGCCTCGAATGCGACGTCCGGCTGACCGCCGACGGCCACCTGGTCCTGGTCCACGACCGCCGGGTGAACCGCACCTCGAACGGCCGCGGCGCCGTCTCCGCCCTGGAGCTGGCCGAACTCGCCGCCCTCGACTTCGGCTCCTGGAAGGACCGCGAGGAGTCCCCCGACTGGGACGCCGACCCCGAGCGCACCTCCGTGCTCACCCTGGAGCGGCTGCTGGAGCTGGTGTCCGACGCCGGCCGCCCCGTCCAGCTGGCGATCGAGACGAAGCACCCCACCCGCTGGGCCGGACAGGTGGAAGAACGCCTGCTCTTCCTCCTCAAGCGCTTCGGACTCGACGCCCCGCCCGCCGAGGGACCCCACCCCGTCCGGGTCATGAGCTTCTCCGCCCGGTCCTTGCACCGGGTACGGGCGGCCGCCCCCACCATCCCGACCGTGTACCTGATGCAGTTCATCTCGCCCCGGATGCGCGACGGGCGACTGCCGGCCGGCGTGCGGATCGCCGGGCCCGGCATGCGGATCGTGCGCAACCATCCGGGCTACGTCCGCAAGCTCCAGGCCTCCGGGCACTCCGTCCACGTATGGACCGTGAACGAACCCGAAGATGTTCAGCTATGCGCTGATCTGGGTGTAGAGGCGATCATCACGAACAGGCCACGCCAGGTTCTGTCACAGCTGGGACGCTGA
- the cutA gene encoding divalent cation tolerance protein CutA, whose protein sequence is MTEAPGSGHDADATLRTVQSRVPEIIARAKHTHPYVVPSIITMPINDTTPDYRAWIIEQSGPA, encoded by the coding sequence GTGACCGAGGCGCCGGGCAGCGGTCATGACGCCGATGCGACCTTGCGCACGGTGCAGAGCCGTGTCCCCGAGATCATCGCCCGGGCGAAGCACACGCACCCTTACGTGGTGCCCAGCATCATCACGATGCCGATCAATGACACTACTCCCGACTACCGCGCATGGATCATCGAGCAGTCGGGCCCGGCATAG
- a CDS encoding LysR family transcriptional regulator has protein sequence MFDSRHIRTFHEVVAAGSYSAAARVLGYTQPAITQQMKALERAVGTPLFTRVGRKMKLTEAGESLARHAESILGSLSAAEAQLKAYTRLRTGRVRVCGFPSANVTLVPEALSGLAKDHPGVQVELLEGEPPESLRRLQRGECDITLAFTYPGLHEEIPEEVAEVRLLEDQLTVLLPTGHPLARRRAVHLADLAEERWIAGCPRCRANLLHECAELGFVPDIRFATDDNLVVQSLVAQGLGVAMMPALVLPSLSLSRVCGRVLEPAARRHIAAYVYRDHLRIPATAVVLDELKRVAANRIGC, from the coding sequence GTGTTCGATTCACGGCACATACGGACATTCCATGAAGTGGTCGCCGCGGGCTCGTACTCGGCGGCCGCTCGCGTCCTGGGCTACACCCAGCCCGCGATCACCCAGCAGATGAAGGCGCTCGAACGCGCCGTCGGCACACCGCTGTTCACCCGGGTGGGCCGGAAGATGAAACTCACCGAGGCCGGTGAGTCCCTGGCCCGGCACGCCGAGTCCATCCTCGGCTCCCTCTCGGCGGCCGAGGCCCAGCTGAAGGCGTACACCCGGCTGCGCACCGGGCGGGTCCGGGTCTGCGGATTCCCCAGCGCCAACGTCACCCTCGTTCCCGAGGCCCTCAGCGGGCTGGCGAAGGACCACCCGGGCGTCCAGGTCGAGCTGCTGGAGGGCGAGCCCCCGGAGTCCCTGCGCCGCCTCCAGCGCGGCGAGTGCGACATCACCCTCGCCTTCACCTATCCCGGGCTGCACGAGGAGATCCCGGAGGAGGTGGCCGAGGTCAGGCTCCTGGAGGACCAGCTGACCGTGCTGCTCCCGACCGGCCACCCGCTCGCCCGGCGCCGCGCCGTGCACCTGGCCGACCTGGCCGAGGAACGCTGGATCGCGGGCTGCCCCCGATGTCGCGCCAACCTGCTGCACGAATGCGCCGAGCTGGGCTTCGTCCCCGACATCAGGTTCGCCACCGACGACAACCTGGTGGTCCAGAGCCTCGTCGCGCAGGGGCTGGGGGTCGCGATGATGCCCGCGCTGGTGCTGCCGTCGCTCTCCCTCAGCCGTGTCTGCGGGCGGGTGCTGGAGCCCGCGGCCCGCCGCCACATCGCCGCCTACGTCTACCGCGACCACCTGCGGATCCCGGCGACCGCCGTGGTGCTGGACGAGCTCAAGCGCGTTGCCGCGAACCGGATCGGCTGCTGA
- a CDS encoding trypsin-like peptidase domain-containing protein, with product MSTENEGTAAPTPPAAPSAPPVPVAASTPDPAPSVAQPVPGAEQTQQLPPTPAGPPAYAQPQDQPPVYGHTQPLPQPEPPAGAPTAYGAEGWPPPPPAVPAYGGHGGHGGGWGTPLHTDGAPQPKPKGKGGLVAAVLAAALLAGGIGGGVGYWAAQRGDEASGSTTITAATPKDVKREPGSVAGLAASALPSVVTIEASAGDGEGGTGTGFVYDEQGHILTNNHVVASAANGGKLSATFSNGKKYDAEVIGRAQGYDVAVLKLKNPPAGLKPLALGDSDKVAVGDSTIAIGAPFGLSNTVTTGIVSAKNRPVASGDGSGGKNSYMSALQTDASINPGNSGGPLLDGRGAVIGINSAIQSAGNGGFGGGQAGSIGLGFAIPINQAKNVADSLIKTGKPVYPVISVSVDLQAKTDGAKISEQGAAANELVDPNGPAGKAGLKPGDVITEFGGRQVDSGPTLISLIWTYKPGDTVKLTYLRDGKPNTVDITLGSRVGDK from the coding sequence GTGAGCACCGAGAACGAGGGCACCGCGGCCCCGACACCCCCCGCGGCCCCGTCCGCACCCCCCGTGCCCGTGGCCGCCTCCACCCCCGACCCGGCCCCGTCCGTCGCGCAGCCCGTGCCCGGCGCCGAGCAGACCCAGCAGCTGCCGCCCACCCCGGCCGGCCCCCCTGCGTACGCCCAGCCGCAGGACCAGCCCCCGGTCTACGGGCACACCCAGCCGCTGCCCCAGCCCGAGCCCCCGGCCGGCGCCCCGACGGCGTACGGCGCCGAGGGCTGGCCCCCGCCGCCGCCCGCGGTGCCCGCGTACGGCGGCCACGGCGGCCACGGAGGCGGCTGGGGCACCCCGCTCCACACCGACGGCGCGCCGCAGCCCAAGCCGAAGGGCAAGGGCGGCCTGGTCGCCGCCGTCCTGGCGGCGGCCCTCCTCGCGGGCGGCATCGGCGGTGGCGTCGGCTACTGGGCGGCCCAGCGCGGCGACGAGGCCTCGGGCTCGACCACCATCACCGCCGCCACCCCCAAGGACGTCAAGCGCGAGCCCGGCTCCGTCGCCGGCCTCGCCGCGTCCGCGCTGCCCAGCGTCGTCACCATCGAGGCCTCGGCCGGGGACGGCGAGGGCGGCACCGGCACCGGCTTCGTCTACGACGAGCAGGGCCACATCCTCACCAACAACCACGTGGTGGCCTCCGCCGCCAACGGTGGCAAGCTCTCGGCGACCTTCTCCAACGGCAAGAAGTACGACGCCGAGGTGATCGGCCGCGCCCAGGGCTACGACGTCGCCGTGCTCAAGCTGAAGAACCCTCCCGCGGGCCTCAAGCCGCTGGCCCTCGGTGACTCCGACAAGGTCGCGGTCGGCGACTCGACCATCGCGATCGGCGCCCCGTTCGGCCTGTCCAACACGGTCACCACCGGCATCGTCAGCGCGAAGAACCGTCCGGTGGCCTCCGGCGACGGCTCCGGCGGCAAGAACTCCTACATGAGCGCCCTCCAGACGGACGCCTCCATCAACCCCGGAAACTCGGGCGGTCCGCTCCTCGACGGCCGCGGCGCGGTCATCGGCATCAACTCCGCGATCCAGTCCGCGGGCAACGGCGGCTTCGGCGGCGGACAGGCCGGCTCGATCGGCCTCGGCTTCGCCATCCCGATCAACCAGGCCAAGAACGTCGCCGACTCCCTGATCAAGACCGGCAAGCCGGTCTACCCGGTGATCTCGGTCTCCGTCGACCTCCAGGCCAAGACCGACGGCGCCAAGATCTCCGAGCAGGGCGCGGCCGCCAACGAGCTGGTCGACCCCAACGGCCCGGCCGGCAAGGCGGGCCTCAAGCCCGGCGACGTCATCACCGAGTTCGGCGGCCGGCAGGTCGACAGCGGTCCGACGCTGATCAGCCTCATCTGGACGTACAAGCCGGGTGACACCGTGAAGCTGACCTACCTGCGGGACGGCAAGCCCAACACGGTCGACATCACCCTCGGCTCGCGGGTCGGCGACAAGTAG
- a CDS encoding YeiH family protein, protein MALLNRTVHRPVRPRLPRVSRETSTSWPGLGLAAAGTLVAWCVHEVVPAVPMLTASVVLGIAAAHLPGLRGVVRGPARPGLSLAGRRLMRIGIVLLGLALGLDQVVRLGWATVAMVSGVVAATFFGTVWLGRRLGLPGDQPLLIATGYSICGASAIGAVSEVSGSDEEDVATSVALVTLCGTLAIAVLPLLHGPLGLSDLGFGRWVGASVHDVGQVVATAQTAGPGALGEAVLVKLMRVALLAPLVAAVAFSMRARRRGARTSSGRRPAPVPLFVAGFLAASALRATGVLPDVALEWAHTAQGLLLAAALFGLGSAVDLPTLARTGGRAALLGLGAWVMVAGVSYVGVLLTV, encoded by the coding sequence ATGGCCCTCCTGAACCGCACCGTCCACCGACCGGTGCGGCCGCGACTGCCCCGTGTTTCACGTGAAACATCCACCTCCTGGCCCGGACTGGGCCTGGCCGCCGCCGGCACCCTGGTGGCGTGGTGCGTGCACGAGGTGGTCCCGGCGGTACCGATGCTGACCGCTTCGGTGGTGCTCGGCATCGCAGCGGCCCACCTTCCCGGTCTACGGGGCGTGGTGCGCGGCCCGGCCCGCCCGGGTCTGTCGCTGGCCGGCCGGCGCCTGATGCGCATCGGCATCGTCCTGCTGGGCCTCGCCCTGGGGCTGGACCAGGTGGTCCGGCTGGGCTGGGCGACGGTGGCGATGGTGAGCGGAGTCGTCGCGGCCACCTTCTTCGGCACCGTCTGGCTGGGCCGACGCCTCGGACTCCCCGGAGACCAGCCGCTGTTGATCGCCACCGGCTACTCGATCTGCGGCGCCTCGGCCATCGGCGCGGTGAGCGAGGTGTCCGGCAGCGACGAGGAGGACGTGGCCACTTCGGTGGCGCTGGTGACCCTCTGCGGGACGCTCGCCATCGCCGTACTTCCTCTCCTCCACGGCCCGTTGGGGCTCTCCGACCTCGGCTTCGGGCGATGGGTGGGGGCCAGCGTCCATGACGTCGGACAGGTCGTGGCGACGGCCCAGACCGCCGGGCCCGGGGCGCTGGGCGAGGCGGTGCTGGTCAAGCTGATGCGGGTGGCGCTCCTGGCTCCCCTGGTGGCGGCCGTGGCCTTCTCGATGCGCGCCCGGCGGCGCGGGGCGCGTACCTCCTCGGGGCGCAGGCCCGCTCCGGTGCCCCTGTTCGTGGCGGGGTTCCTGGCGGCGTCCGCGTTGCGCGCCACGGGTGTGCTGCCCGACGTGGCCCTGGAGTGGGCGCACACGGCACAGGGACTGCTGCTGGCGGCGGCCCTGTTCGGGCTGGGCAGCGCGGTCGACCTCCCCACCCTGGCCCGGACCGGGGGGCGCGCGGCCCTGCTGGGGCTGGGGGCGTGGGTGATGGTGGCCGGGGTCTCGTACGTCGGAGTCCTGCTCACCGTATGA
- a CDS encoding DUF6344 domain-containing protein, whose translation MTHRSSITSIWTTLLAALVAVLTALGFGGKAAPVEAAATVTTPMAPAVRRPVPVARRTWRAMMRGGSLPPTIKQRIRAEAHGKNPSVRRSTTAAALAADAVRGAGASGTDVGVGVGADVVSVRGGGVEQGRMALAA comes from the coding sequence ATGACCCACCGCAGCAGCATCACGTCGATCTGGACCACCCTCCTCGCAGCACTCGTGGCGGTCCTGACCGCCCTCGGTTTCGGCGGGAAGGCGGCTCCGGTCGAGGCCGCCGCCACCGTCACCACTCCGATGGCCCCCGCCGTGCGCCGGCCGGTTCCGGTTGCGCGACGGACGTGGCGGGCGATGATGCGGGGCGGTTCGCTCCCGCCGACCATCAAGCAGCGGATCCGCGCCGAGGCGCACGGCAAGAACCCTTCCGTCCGGCGTTCCACCACCGCGGCAGCGCTCGCGGCCGACGCGGTGCGCGGTGCGGGAGCGAGTGGTACGGACGTGGGTGTGGGTGTGGGCGCGGATGTGGTGAGTGTGCGCGGTGGTGGCGTGGAGCAGGGGCGGATGGCGCTCGCGGCGTAG